CAGCTTCCCCAGCTGCCCGTCGCCCAACTGCTCGCGCAGCAGGCGCTCCATCAGCGCCTCGCGCAGCATCTCGAGCAGGCGCTCGCGCCAGTTCTCGGCGCGCTTCTTCGCCGCCAGCCCCGCCTTGGACTGGAACTTCTCATACTCCGCGATGGCGGCGGCGAGCTCGCCGATGCCCTGACCTTCGCTCGCGACCGTCTTCACGATGGGCGGCGTCCAGTTGTCCTTGCGGATGGCGAGCGTCTGCATCGCGCGGATCTCGCGCTCCACGCGCTCCGCGCCCTCGCGGTCGCTCTTGTTGATCACGAAGACGTCGGCGATCTCCATGATGCCGGCCTTGATGGTCTGCACGTCGTCGCCCATGCCGGGCACCAGGATGACTACGGTGACGTCGGCGAGCCGCACGATGTCGATCTCGTCCTGCCCGACGCCCACCGTTTCGACCAGCACCACGTCTTTGCCGGCGGCGTCGAGCACCGAGGTCACGTCCGCGGTGGTGCGCGCCAGCCCGCCGAGGAAGCCGCGCGTCGCCATCGAGCGGATGAAGATGCCTTGGTCGGCATGATGCGCCTGCATCCGGATGCGGTCGCCCAGGATGGCGCCGCCGGTGTAGGGCGACGTGGGGTCCACCGCGACGATGCCGATGGTTTTGCCCGCCTTGCGGTACTCGCGCGCGAGCTGGTCGACGAGCGTGCTCTTGCCCGCGCCCGGCGCGCCCGTCAGTCCGATCACGCGCGCTTTGCCGGAGTGTGGGAACAGCGCCTTCAGCAGCTCGACCGAGTCGGCCTCGCGGTTCTCGATCGAGGTGATGGCGCGCGCCAGCGCGCGCACCTCGCCCTCGCGGATGCGCGAGACCCAGTCCTGGAGATGGGAGGCCATGAACTGGTCAGTGTAAATGATGGTGGACGCACCGTCAGGCTCGTGGAATAGTTCGGGACGGAGGGAATGGTGAGGACCTTTCCGAGAGAGTTAGCCGAATTCCGAGAGATTGTTGAAGCGCGCGGGAAGCAGCTCCGGACTATGTCTTTCTCTCAATTAGTCGGGCTGAAGGATAGGCCGACAGAGTACCTAAAGGTTCAGTCCCGCGAAGCCACAATCGATATCATCATCTTGTCTTCAGAGTCTCAGCCGGATGCGCTTCGTGTGGTCGTGCAAGGGTTCCTAGGACAGCGAGTGGGCAAGAGCGTGGCCCTCGATGGATTCCACAAGCATCGCGACGGTACGGTGCGCCCGATGAGTGCCAGCGAACTGTGCCAGTTCGACTAAGCCGGTTACCTATCCCTTGAGCAGCTGCCTTGCGATCACCAGCCGCTGGATCTCGCTGGTGCCCTCGCCGATGGTGCACAGCTTGACGTCGCGGTAGAACTTCTCCGCCGGGTAGTCCTTGATGAAGCCGTAGCCGCCGTGGATCTGGACACTCTCGTTGGCGCAGCGCACCGCGACCTCCGAGGTGTACAGCTTCGCCATGGAGGACTCGAGCGTGGTCTTCATGCCCTTGTCCTTCATGTCGGCGGCGCGCATGGTGAGCAGCCGCGCGGCCTCGATCTCGGTGGCCATGTCGGCCAGCTTCCACTGGATGGCCTGGAACTCCGAGATGGCCTTGCCGAACTGCTTGCGCTGCTGCGAGTACTTGAGCGCCGACTCGTACGCGCCCTGCGCCATGCCCAACCCGAGCGCCGCGATCGAGATGCGTCCGCCGTCGAGCACGCGCATCGCGTCCACGAAGCCGTCGCCTTCCTTGCCGCACAGCGCCTCGGCCGGCACCCAGCAGTCTTCGAAGATGAGTTCGCTCGTGTCCGACGCGCGCAGCCCCAGCTTGTTCTCCTTCTTCCCCGCGCGAAAACCTTTGGTCCCTTTGTCCACGATGAAGGCAGAGAGGCCGTGCGTGTGCGCCGTCTTGTCGGTCACGGCGATCACCACCGCGCAGTCGGCGTAGTGGCCGTTGGTGATGAATGTCTTGGTGCCGTTCAGCACCCAGCCTTTGTCTTTCTTCACCGCGGTCATGCGCGCGGAGCCGGCGTCGGAGCCCGAGCCCGGCTCGGTCAACCCCCACGCGCCGATGAACTCGCCGGTCGCCAGCTTCGGGATGTACTTCTTCCGCTGCGCGTCGTTGCCGGCGATGAAGATGTGGTTCGAGCACAGCGAGGTGTGCGCCGCCACGATGATGCCGACCGAGCCGTCGATGCGCGACAGCTCTTCGATCGCGATCACGTACTCCACGTAGCCCAGCCCCGAGCCGCCGAGCTCCGCCGGGAAGATCACGCCCATCAGCCCGAGCTTGCCGAGCTCCTTGACGGTCTCCATCGGGAAGCGCGACTCCTCGTCCCACTTCATCACGTTGGGCAGGATCTCGCGCTCGGCGAACTCACGCACGCTCTTGCGCAGCTGTAGCTGCTCGTCGTTCAACTGGAAATCCAACGGAGACTCCTGCGGACACCGCGGACCGCGGTGGGATAGGAACCCACGGTTATAACACGCTGGTAAAAGCAGTCGCTAGTCGCTCGCTGCTCGTCGCTGGGGTTTCGGGCGGCAGTCGCCAGTCGCTAGCGGCTGGTCGCCAGGGTTTCGCGGAAATGAAAAGCCCTCCTATGAGGAGGGCTTTTCGTCTTTCGATTCTTCCCTAGCGACTAGCGACTGACGACAGCGACTTCTACGCCACCGCGCCTTCCGCGGCGGTCGTGCCGAGCGCGCTGATCTTCGCGCTGTCGGGCTTGGCGAGCATCTCGGCGACCTTGTCCACCAGTTGCTGCGCGCCGTCGGCCTTCACGTGCAGGCCGTTGACCAGCTTGAGCGCCGCTTCCGGCGGCCACCAGTACGCGCCGCACAGCATGAGGATGGGCACGTCGGGCCGCAGCGTGCGCATGCGCAGCGCGACTTCGCCGCCGTACACCTCGCGCGCCCGGTAGTCGAGCACGATGAGGTCGAGCTCCGATTGCACGAACAGTTCGAGGGCGCGCTTGCCGCTCGCGGTGGAAAGCACGTTGTGACCGGCGGATCGCAGCGCGGCAGTCCACTTCTCCAGCAGGACCGGGTTGCAATCGACGCAGAGTACCTTCGCCATCAGGAGCCTCCAGGGGCCAGATCCTGAACGTTCCAGGAACTACTCTGCCTAAGATGCAATCCGGGGGCCGAGCGCGGGGCGAAAAGTGCCGTTGATAGCTGTCTAGTTACCTCGTCCGAGCAGGCGCCGCACCAGCCACACCGGCGCCACCAGCACGTGCAGCGGGTTCCTCACCGTAGCCGGCTGGTTCCCCTCGATCAAGTGCCCGGTCCAGGCCAGCGCGAACGCTGCCGGGATGAGCAGCAGCGCGATGCCCCAGTGGAACCACACCACGATCAGCGACGAGAAGCCCACCGGGATGGCCAGCATGTGGAGGGCTCGGTTTACTGGATGGTTATGAGCGTTGTCGTAACTCGCGTACCAGCTCATCGGTAAATTTGGGCCTCCGGGAGCAAAAAAGACTCGCTAGTGTACCGGGTTCTTCGGAAAGCGCAACCACTAGGCCCGTAGGGTCGCCGCCAGCAACTCCAGCGCGCGCTCGCACGCGGCCCGGTCCACGTCCAGGTGCGTGACGAAGCGCAGCGACTGCGCGCTCGTCGCCGGATTCACCAGCAGCCCGCGCTCGGCGAGCTTGCGCGAAAGCTCCGCCGCCGTCCCAAACTTCGCGTCGATCTCGAACACCACGATGTTGGTCTGCGGCGGATTGGGGATGGTCACGCCCGGGATCTTCGCCAGACCCTCCGCCAGGAACCGAGCGTTCGCGTGGTCGTCTTTCAGGCGCTTCGGCATCTCCTCCAGCGCAAGCAGTCCCGCAGCTGCGAGGATGCCGGCCTGCCGCATGCCTCCGCCGAGCGCCTTGCGCACCGAGCGCGCGCGCGCGATGAACTCGCGGCTGCCGGCCAGCATCGACCCCACCGGCGCCCCGAGTCCCTTCGACAGGCAGAACATCACGGAGTCCGCCTTGCCCGCGACCTCGCGCACCGGCTTGCCCAGCGCCTCGGCAGCATTGAAGATGCGCGCGCCATCGAGATGCACCGGGATCCCGGCTGCGCGCGCGCGCTCGCAGATCTCGTCCGCCACCGCCTGCGGATACACCACGCCGCCCGCCATGTTGTGCGTGTTCTCGATCGCGATCAGCCCGGTCTGCGCGAACGCGTAGTGCTTCGCGCGGATGCGCGGCGCGATCATCTCCCACGTCAGGATGCCGTCCGCCGTCGGGATGGTCCGCGTGATGCACCCGGAGAACGCGCCGATCATCGCCATCTCCCAGTCCAGGATGTGCGCGCGCGCGTCGCAGATCACCTCCTGCCCGTGGTGCGTGTGCAGCTTGATGGCGATCTGGTTCCCCATCGTCCCGCTGGGGACGAAGATGGCCGCTTCCCTGCCCAGCACCTCGGCCGCGCGCTGCTCCAGCCGGTTGACCGTCGGGTCTTCCGCATAGACGTCGTCGCCGACCTCGGCCTCCGCCATCGCGCGCCGCATTGCCGGC
This genomic stretch from Terriglobales bacterium harbors:
- the meaB gene encoding methylmalonyl Co-A mutase-associated GTPase MeaB; this encodes MASHLQDWVSRIREGEVRALARAITSIENREADSVELLKALFPHSGKARVIGLTGAPGAGKSTLVDQLAREYRKAGKTIGIVAVDPTSPYTGGAILGDRIRMQAHHADQGIFIRSMATRGFLGGLARTTADVTSVLDAAGKDVVLVETVGVGQDEIDIVRLADVTVVILVPGMGDDVQTIKAGIMEIADVFVINKSDREGAERVEREIRAMQTLAIRKDNWTPPIVKTVASEGQGIGELAAAIAEYEKFQSKAGLAAKKRAENWRERLLEMLREALMERLLREQLGDGQLGKLAAEVAEHKRDPYALVEEIVGSVKKPRE
- a CDS encoding DUF962 domain-containing protein translates to MSWYASYDNAHNHPVNRALHMLAIPVGFSSLIVVWFHWGIALLLIPAAFALAWTGHLIEGNQPATVRNPLHVLVAPVWLVRRLLGRGN
- a CDS encoding acyl-CoA dehydrogenase, giving the protein MDFQLNDEQLQLRKSVREFAEREILPNVMKWDEESRFPMETVKELGKLGLMGVIFPAELGGSGLGYVEYVIAIEELSRIDGSVGIIVAAHTSLCSNHIFIAGNDAQRKKYIPKLATGEFIGAWGLTEPGSGSDAGSARMTAVKKDKGWVLNGTKTFITNGHYADCAVVIAVTDKTAHTHGLSAFIVDKGTKGFRAGKKENKLGLRASDTSELIFEDCWVPAEALCGKEGDGFVDAMRVLDGGRISIAALGLGMAQGAYESALKYSQQRKQFGKAISEFQAIQWKLADMATEIEAARLLTMRAADMKDKGMKTTLESSMAKLYTSEVAVRCANESVQIHGGYGFIKDYPAEKFYRDVKLCTIGEGTSEIQRLVIARQLLKG
- a CDS encoding GntG family PLP-dependent aldolase, producing the protein MTSQPAPVIDLRSDTVTKPTPAMRRAMAEAEVGDDVYAEDPTVNRLEQRAAEVLGREAAIFVPSGTMGNQIAIKLHTHHGQEVICDARAHILDWEMAMIGAFSGCITRTIPTADGILTWEMIAPRIRAKHYAFAQTGLIAIENTHNMAGGVVYPQAVADEICERARAAGIPVHLDGARIFNAAEALGKPVREVAGKADSVMFCLSKGLGAPVGSMLAGSREFIARARSVRKALGGGMRQAGILAAAGLLALEEMPKRLKDDHANARFLAEGLAKIPGVTIPNPPQTNIVVFEIDAKFGTAAELSRKLAERGLLVNPATSAQSLRFVTHLDVDRAACERALELLAATLRA
- a CDS encoding response regulator; this translates as MAKVLCVDCNPVLLEKWTAALRSAGHNVLSTASGKRALELFVQSELDLIVLDYRAREVYGGEVALRMRTLRPDVPILMLCGAYWWPPEAALKLVNGLHVKADGAQQLVDKVAEMLAKPDSAKISALGTTAAEGAVA